A section of the Sphaerobacter thermophilus DSM 20745 genome encodes:
- a CDS encoding four-helix bundle copper-binding protein, with amino-acid sequence MAHHTSRHGMDDQMADAIAVVNECHDTCLTTISYCLEHGGEHAKAEHIRLMLDCVDICRTAAAFMLRDSALEGRVCAVCAEVCDACAADCERFTGDERMQACAEVCRRCAESCRQMAASAA; translated from the coding sequence ATGGCACACCACACCAGCCGGCACGGCATGGACGACCAGATGGCCGACGCGATCGCGGTGGTCAATGAGTGCCACGACACGTGCCTGACAACGATCAGCTACTGCCTGGAGCACGGTGGTGAGCACGCCAAAGCCGAGCACATCCGGCTGATGCTCGACTGCGTGGATATCTGCCGGACCGCGGCGGCGTTCATGCTGCGCGACTCGGCCCTCGAAGGGCGCGTCTGCGCCGTGTGTGCCGAGGTGTGCGACGCCTGCGCTGCCGACTGCGAGCGATTCACCGGCGACGAGCGGATGCAGGCCTGCGCCGAGGTCTGCCGCCGCTGCGCCGAATCGTGCCGTCAGATGGCCGCCAGCGCGGCGTAG
- a CDS encoding heparan-alpha-glucosaminide N-acetyltransferase: protein MIALPERLQARLSTPAGGQRYWEVDALRGVAILMMVLYHCLYDLAEFGGHDIRVRSGFWDGFADATAFLFIFLAGVSLSISYARMRGCQPSPVSSGFPKFARRGARIFAYGLLVSVATWVVDPEHYVRFGVLHLIGASIILAYPLLGRAVPAAVLGLVLVAAGVALEVVRYPLGYPWLLWVGFRPDHLPVFDYRPLLPWFGVVLLGVALGQWLYPQARRVVELPDLSRFAPITFLGLLGRRSLAIYLVHQPLLLGVLALLGAIEL, encoded by the coding sequence GTGATCGCGCTGCCGGAGCGCCTGCAAGCTCGCCTCTCGACACCCGCCGGAGGTCAGCGGTACTGGGAAGTCGATGCACTCCGTGGTGTCGCCATCCTCATGATGGTGCTCTACCACTGCCTCTACGACCTGGCCGAGTTCGGCGGGCACGACATTCGCGTCCGCTCCGGATTCTGGGACGGCTTCGCGGACGCGACGGCGTTCCTCTTCATCTTCCTCGCCGGTGTGTCGCTCAGCATCAGCTACGCGCGCATGCGCGGCTGCCAGCCGAGCCCGGTATCGAGCGGCTTTCCGAAGTTCGCGCGGCGTGGCGCCCGGATCTTCGCCTATGGCCTGCTGGTCAGCGTCGCAACCTGGGTGGTCGATCCGGAGCACTACGTGCGCTTCGGCGTGCTCCACCTGATCGGCGCGTCGATCATCCTGGCGTACCCGCTGCTCGGGCGCGCGGTTCCTGCCGCCGTGCTCGGGCTGGTGCTGGTGGCGGCCGGGGTCGCGCTGGAGGTCGTGCGCTACCCGCTCGGCTACCCGTGGCTGCTCTGGGTCGGCTTCCGGCCGGACCACCTGCCCGTGTTCGACTACCGGCCGCTGCTCCCCTGGTTCGGCGTGGTCCTGCTCGGGGTCGCGCTCGGCCAGTGGCTCTATCCCCAGGCCCGCCGGGTCGTCGAACTCCCCGACCTCTCCAGGTTCGCCCCGATCACGTTCCTGGGGCTCCTTGGCCGCCGGTCACTGGCGATCTACCTGGTGCACCAACCGCTCTTGCTCGGCGTGCTTGCCCTGCTCGGCGCCATCGAGCTGTAG
- a CDS encoding Eco57I restriction-modification methylase domain-containing protein: MGSGTAERVQRYLRRLGDLDDVRELFSELNYEPVAAAPLSRRDWPDEVQRDLADDPCIIARHGEFQIIYSRLASPQLRRGTERAVVDRLLPQFRYALFVFSDFDASDWRFINVKYDDRTRRRVLRRYTIGPDERFGNRLRTISERLALVALEDDELPRLAQAPLEIQRRYDEAFDVEAVTREFYREYRRVFEAVEGSIGGFGSEQERRRLFTQRLFNRLMFIAFIQKKGWLRLDGQHGNEYLSALWTTYRAARDRGDAANFYEERLKLLFAQLNTPHGHDGRHANRGSVVQQWIGDVPYLNGGLFHQDDDDMRSDIVVPDESIHLILRDLFDRFNFTITESTPLDVEVAVDPEMLGKVFEELVTGRHESGSYYTPKPIVAFMCREALKGYLGSILPAEPAAAIERFVEEHDPGGLRDPEAVLDALRRVRVCDPAVGSGAYLLGMLHELLDLRQSLFQAQRLDPISTYQRKLEILRNNLYGVDLDPFAVNIAQLRLWLSLAVEFEGSEPQPLPNLDFKIEQGDSILGAAPPSLEHDPMRLRLIEVLAGLKADYLTADSSQKRRLAPEIEKTEAQIATLTPHAATGNGFNWAVKFAEVFVDGGFDVILANPPYVRQELIRDIKPALKRVYGPLYSGTADLYVYFYYRALQLLRPRGMLAFISSNKWFRANYGKKLRAHIAEAAAVRSITDFGDLPVFESATAYPMIFVAEKGGVPGTTHYTEVPSLDPPYPDVRAVIHEYGQALPEGALAGEDWTLADAATAKRIQVMTAGGTTLGEYVRGQIYRGVVTGYNKAFVIDGRKRAELIAADPKSAEIIKPLVVGRDIARWRVNYQDRWLIVTEIGVDIARYPAIFAHLSQWQPQLEKRWDKGNHWWELRACAYYNAFEAPKIVFPDIAKEPRFAIDTSRSFTGDTTALIPTEDLYLLGVLNSQVALHLMDQISPTIRGGFYRYKPQYVRQIPIAHPSPSDRTAIEGLVEKILAQPQGAEISELEAEIDARVARLYGLPSGR, translated from the coding sequence ATGGGGAGCGGGACTGCTGAGCGCGTGCAGCGCTATCTGCGACGGCTGGGGGACCTCGACGACGTCCGTGAGCTCTTCTCAGAGTTGAACTACGAGCCGGTAGCCGCGGCGCCCCTCTCTCGCCGCGATTGGCCTGACGAGGTGCAGCGGGATCTGGCGGACGACCCCTGCATCATCGCCCGCCACGGCGAGTTCCAGATCATCTACTCCCGGCTCGCCTCGCCCCAGCTCCGGCGCGGAACCGAGCGTGCCGTCGTCGATCGCCTGCTCCCCCAGTTCCGCTACGCGCTCTTCGTCTTCTCCGACTTCGACGCCTCCGACTGGCGCTTCATCAATGTCAAGTACGACGACCGCACGCGGCGTCGCGTCCTGCGCCGCTACACGATCGGTCCCGACGAGCGCTTCGGCAATCGGCTCCGCACCATCAGTGAGCGGCTGGCTCTGGTCGCGCTTGAGGACGACGAGTTGCCGCGCCTGGCCCAGGCGCCGCTGGAGATCCAGCGCCGCTACGACGAGGCGTTCGACGTCGAGGCGGTCACCAGGGAGTTCTACCGGGAGTATCGCCGCGTCTTCGAGGCGGTCGAGGGCAGCATCGGCGGGTTCGGTTCCGAACAGGAGCGGCGGCGCCTCTTCACCCAGCGCCTCTTCAACCGGCTGATGTTCATCGCCTTTATTCAGAAGAAGGGGTGGCTGCGGCTCGACGGGCAGCACGGTAACGAATACCTGTCGGCGCTGTGGACGACCTACCGGGCCGCGCGCGACCGGGGCGACGCGGCCAACTTCTACGAGGAGCGCCTGAAGCTGCTCTTCGCCCAGCTCAACACGCCGCACGGCCACGACGGCCGGCACGCCAACCGGGGCAGCGTCGTTCAACAGTGGATCGGCGATGTGCCGTACCTCAACGGTGGCCTCTTCCACCAGGACGACGACGACATGCGGTCAGACATCGTCGTGCCGGACGAGAGCATCCACCTCATCCTGCGGGATCTCTTCGACCGCTTCAACTTCACGATCACCGAGAGCACGCCGCTCGACGTCGAGGTCGCGGTTGACCCCGAGATGCTCGGCAAGGTCTTCGAGGAGCTGGTCACCGGGCGGCACGAGTCGGGCAGCTACTACACGCCCAAGCCGATCGTCGCCTTTATGTGCCGCGAGGCGCTGAAGGGTTACCTCGGCTCGATCCTGCCGGCCGAGCCGGCGGCCGCGATCGAGCGGTTCGTGGAGGAGCACGACCCGGGCGGGCTGCGCGACCCGGAGGCGGTGCTCGACGCGCTGCGGCGGGTGCGCGTCTGCGATCCGGCGGTCGGTAGCGGGGCCTACCTACTGGGCATGCTGCACGAGCTGCTGGACCTGCGCCAGTCGCTGTTCCAGGCGCAGCGTCTCGACCCGATCTCGACCTACCAGCGGAAGCTGGAGATCCTCCGGAACAACCTGTACGGGGTGGACCTGGACCCGTTCGCGGTCAACATCGCCCAGCTGCGGCTCTGGCTGTCGCTGGCGGTCGAGTTCGAGGGATCAGAGCCGCAGCCGTTGCCGAACCTCGACTTCAAGATCGAGCAGGGCGACAGCATCCTCGGCGCGGCGCCGCCGTCGCTGGAGCACGACCCGATGCGGTTGAGGCTGATCGAGGTCCTCGCGGGTCTCAAGGCTGATTACCTGACGGCCGACTCGAGCCAGAAGCGGCGGCTGGCACCAGAGATCGAGAAGACTGAGGCGCAGATCGCGACCCTCACCCCGCATGCTGCTACCGGCAACGGGTTCAATTGGGCTGTCAAGTTCGCCGAGGTCTTCGTCGACGGCGGGTTCGACGTCATCCTGGCCAACCCGCCCTATGTCCGGCAGGAGTTGATCCGGGACATCAAACCGGCGCTCAAGCGGGTGTACGGCCCGCTCTACTCCGGCACGGCCGACCTCTACGTCTACTTCTACTACCGCGCGCTCCAACTCCTGCGACCGCGGGGCATGCTCGCCTTCATCAGCAGCAACAAGTGGTTCCGGGCTAACTACGGCAAGAAGCTCCGTGCCCACATCGCCGAGGCGGCGGCGGTGCGCAGCATCACCGACTTCGGGGACCTGCCGGTCTTCGAGTCGGCCACGGCATACCCGATGATCTTCGTCGCCGAGAAGGGCGGGGTGCCGGGGACGACGCACTACACCGAGGTGCCGTCGCTCGACCCGCCGTACCCCGACGTGCGGGCGGTGATCCACGAGTACGGGCAGGCCCTCCCGGAGGGCGCGCTGGCCGGGGAGGACTGGACGCTGGCCGACGCCGCGACCGCGAAGCGCATCCAGGTGATGACCGCTGGAGGCACGACCCTGGGCGAGTACGTGCGGGGGCAGATCTATCGTGGCGTTGTGACCGGCTACAACAAGGCGTTCGTGATCGACGGGCGGAAGCGGGCGGAGTTGATCGCCGCCGACCCGAAGAGCGCGGAGATCATCAAGCCGCTCGTCGTCGGCCGGGACATCGCCCGGTGGCGGGTCAACTATCAGGATCGGTGGTTGATCGTCACCGAGATCGGCGTCGATATCGCGCGCTATCCGGCCATCTTCGCGCACCTCAGCCAATGGCAGCCGCAGCTAGAGAAGCGGTGGGATAAGGGGAATCATTGGTGGGAGCTCCGCGCCTGCGCCTACTACAATGCGTTTGAGGCGCCGAAGATCGTGTTCCCTGACATTGCCAAGGAACCCCGGTTTGCGATTGACACGTCGAGGTCATTCACTGGCGACACTACGGCGCTTATTCCAACGGAAGACCTGTACCTGTTGGGCGTGCTCAACTCCCAAGTTGCGCTCCACTTGATGGATCAGATCAGTCCGACGATCCGGGGCGGGTTCTATCGATACAAACCGCAGTACGTGCGACAGATCCCCATCGCTCATCCGTCGCCGTCGGACCGCACAGCTATTGAAGGTTTGGTCGAGAAGATCCTTGCTCAGCCGCAGGGAGCGGAGATATCCGAGCTAGAAGCCGAGATCGATGCCCGCGTCGCGCGGCTGTACGGTCTACCGAGTGGGAGGTGA
- a CDS encoding NADPH:quinone oxidoreductase family protein gives MTAIPNEFRALYVEKDGDDVSVDFRTLRPDDLPPGEVTIRVAYSSVNYKDGLAVIPTGRVVRRYPMVPGIDLAGTVVESQDPRFQPGDEVLATSYEIGVSHFGGYSEYARIPAQWVLPLPEGLTTKEAMALGTAGLAAALSVHRLREHGVTPEQGPVLVTGATGGVGSIAVSILAQLGYHVAASTGKATEHDYLRSLGAQEILPREETSAESTRPLESQRWAGAVDPVGGATTAYLLRTTRYGGTVALCGVAGGAAVTTTVFPFILRGVTLAGVDTVECPMDLRREIWQHLATDWKPAGLLDPITQEIPFTDLPATLSAILHGQVRGRVVVRM, from the coding sequence ATGACCGCGATCCCGAACGAGTTTCGCGCCCTGTACGTCGAGAAGGACGGGGACGACGTCTCCGTCGACTTCCGCACGCTGCGCCCGGACGACCTGCCGCCGGGCGAGGTGACCATCCGCGTGGCCTACTCCAGCGTGAACTACAAGGACGGACTCGCGGTGATCCCGACCGGGCGCGTCGTGCGCCGCTACCCGATGGTGCCGGGGATCGACCTGGCCGGCACAGTGGTGGAGTCGCAGGATCCTCGCTTCCAGCCCGGCGATGAGGTGCTGGCCACCAGCTACGAGATCGGCGTCTCACACTTCGGCGGCTACAGCGAGTACGCGCGTATCCCCGCCCAGTGGGTCCTCCCGCTCCCGGAGGGCCTGACGACGAAAGAGGCGATGGCTCTGGGCACCGCCGGGCTGGCCGCCGCGCTCTCGGTGCACCGCCTGCGCGAGCACGGCGTCACGCCGGAGCAGGGGCCGGTGCTGGTCACCGGCGCCACCGGTGGCGTCGGCTCGATCGCCGTCTCCATCCTGGCCCAGCTCGGCTACCACGTCGCCGCCAGCACCGGCAAGGCGACCGAGCACGACTACCTCCGGAGCCTCGGCGCCCAGGAGATCCTGCCGCGGGAGGAGACGTCGGCCGAGAGCACGCGCCCGCTGGAGAGCCAGCGCTGGGCCGGCGCCGTGGACCCGGTCGGCGGGGCGACCACCGCCTACCTGCTGCGCACGACCCGGTACGGCGGCACAGTGGCTCTCTGCGGTGTCGCCGGCGGCGCGGCGGTGACGACGACCGTCTTCCCCTTCATCCTGCGCGGCGTGACACTGGCCGGGGTCGACACCGTCGAGTGCCCGATGGATCTACGCCGCGAGATCTGGCAGCACCTCGCCACGGATTGGAAACCCGCCGGCCTGCTCGACCCGATCACCCAGGAGATCCCCTTCACCGACCTCCCGGCCACCCTCTCCGCCATCCTGCACGGCCAGGTCCGCGGCCGGGTCGTCGTGCGGATGTGA
- a CDS encoding VOC family protein has product MFTGIDHIVILVQRLDDAIRTYQGLGFNVYPGGEHPGGTHNALVIFQDGAYLELIAFQRPDCPHDHRWYRFLSTGGGIVDFAVGVDDVAATVERARAAGLDYRGPVPGARRRLDGVEVAWRLGVTAEDFTGEMPFVIDDVTPREVRVPTGDVAVHPLGVVGLRSVVVAVRDLGEAAERYGALLGVTPPAAVADDALMAQTVTFDIGPHQIVLAYPSDPGSPLVRRIQRQGDGPWQIVLTAEGRDTPLVIEPAEAEGARLVIEPA; this is encoded by the coding sequence ATGTTCACCGGCATCGATCACATCGTGATCCTGGTGCAGCGGCTCGACGACGCGATCCGCACCTACCAGGGGCTGGGCTTCAACGTCTACCCGGGCGGGGAGCACCCCGGCGGCACCCACAACGCCCTGGTGATCTTCCAAGACGGCGCCTACCTGGAACTCATCGCTTTCCAGCGGCCCGACTGCCCCCACGATCACCGCTGGTACCGCTTCCTCTCGACCGGCGGCGGGATAGTCGACTTCGCCGTCGGAGTGGACGATGTCGCGGCGACCGTCGAGCGGGCCCGGGCGGCAGGGCTCGACTACCGCGGCCCGGTTCCCGGTGCGCGCCGCCGGCTGGACGGCGTCGAGGTCGCCTGGCGGCTCGGCGTTACGGCCGAGGACTTCACCGGCGAGATGCCGTTCGTGATCGACGACGTCACCCCGCGCGAGGTGCGCGTGCCGACCGGTGACGTCGCGGTCCACCCCCTCGGCGTCGTCGGGCTCCGCTCGGTCGTCGTCGCCGTGCGCGACCTGGGAGAGGCGGCCGAGCGCTACGGCGCGCTCCTCGGCGTAACCCCGCCCGCTGCCGTGGCCGACGACGCGCTCATGGCCCAGACCGTCACCTTCGACATCGGCCCCCACCAGATCGTGCTTGCCTACCCCTCCGACCCCGGCAGCCCGCTGGTCCGGCGCATCCAGCGCCAGGGCGACGGCCCCTGGCAGATCGTCCTCACCGCCGAAGGCCGCGACACCCCGCTGGTGATCGAGCCGGCCGAGGCCGAGGGGGCGCGGCTGGTGATCGAGCCGGCGTAG
- a CDS encoding DUF4129 domain-containing protein, translated as MSAWLRSAWVDLLLSVLVAAVEVAAIAPWLHLLAGMLGHPGATVPAPLGIALAGLVAFWSARGFLSSGWDIAAARLLSLGLWLALVIVWLGLAGAGLAAPLTLIDGLVSRDGAVYALLAVAGLAWWRGIALGVHPDPFPPGSARGLLERGIALLVVALIVAAATGGEAGRNAFASAATAVPVVLIGGLVAVAAAQERVVRARVREGGAGWIGAGAALAVGIVLLALLLAGVAGPDVWRQVLRPLLLVFEALATGLIWVMTAVAYLFFLALTPLIWLVRALVGEREQPQEGQSPGPPPLPEFQEQARNALPPFIGTALEILLIAGALAAGVWLVLRTLRRFRPERTDQALDEVRESVWSRELALAQLRGWLRGLGAARGGRRNGHYDLDAPPTSVREAYRHLLVLAARAGLPRRPTESPGDYAARAAEAWPSAGEPLADLTQRYQIARYADHETPADLTHARAAWEALRERVERGERDGS; from the coding sequence TTGAGCGCATGGCTGCGTTCCGCCTGGGTTGATCTGCTGCTGTCGGTGCTGGTCGCGGCGGTCGAGGTCGCGGCCATCGCGCCGTGGCTGCACCTCCTGGCCGGCATGCTCGGGCACCCGGGCGCGACGGTCCCCGCGCCGCTCGGGATCGCCCTGGCCGGGCTGGTGGCCTTCTGGTCGGCGCGCGGCTTCCTCAGCAGCGGCTGGGACATCGCCGCCGCGCGGCTGCTGAGCCTCGGCCTCTGGCTGGCGCTGGTAATCGTTTGGCTGGGCCTGGCCGGTGCCGGCCTCGCGGCGCCCCTGACGCTGATCGACGGCCTCGTGAGCCGCGACGGTGCGGTCTACGCGCTCCTCGCTGTCGCCGGGCTGGCCTGGTGGCGCGGCATCGCCCTCGGCGTGCACCCCGACCCCTTCCCGCCCGGATCCGCGCGGGGCCTACTCGAACGCGGCATCGCCCTGCTGGTCGTCGCGTTGATCGTGGCGGCCGCGACCGGCGGCGAGGCTGGGCGGAACGCGTTCGCATCCGCTGCCACGGCGGTGCCGGTGGTGCTGATCGGTGGACTCGTTGCGGTAGCGGCGGCGCAGGAGCGGGTGGTGCGGGCGCGCGTCCGTGAGGGCGGCGCAGGCTGGATCGGGGCCGGCGCGGCGCTGGCGGTCGGCATCGTCCTCCTGGCGCTGCTGCTCGCGGGTGTGGCCGGGCCGGACGTCTGGCGCCAGGTGCTGCGGCCGCTCCTCCTCGTGTTCGAGGCGCTCGCGACCGGGCTGATTTGGGTCATGACCGCGGTCGCCTACCTTTTCTTCCTGGCGCTGACGCCGCTGATCTGGCTCGTCCGCGCCCTGGTCGGGGAGCGCGAACAGCCGCAGGAGGGGCAGTCCCCCGGCCCGCCGCCGCTGCCGGAGTTCCAGGAGCAGGCGCGGAACGCGCTGCCCCCGTTCATCGGCACGGCGCTGGAGATCCTGCTGATCGCAGGTGCTCTCGCCGCCGGGGTCTGGCTGGTGCTGCGCACGCTCCGCCGCTTCCGGCCCGAGCGGACCGACCAGGCGCTGGACGAGGTGCGGGAGAGCGTCTGGTCACGGGAGCTGGCGCTGGCGCAGCTCCGCGGCTGGCTGCGGGGGCTGGGCGCAGCGCGCGGCGGGCGCCGCAACGGTCACTACGACCTCGACGCACCCCCGACCAGCGTGCGCGAGGCCTATCGTCACCTGCTGGTCCTCGCCGCCCGCGCCGGCCTCCCCCGCCGGCCCACCGAGTCCCCCGGCGACTACGCCGCCCGCGCCGCCGAGGCGTGGCCGTCGGCCGGCGAGCCGCTCGCCGACCTCACTCAGCGCTACCAGATCGCCCGCTACGCCGACCACGAAACCCCCGCCGACCTCACCCACGCCCGCGCCGCCTGGGAGGCGCTGCGGGAGAGGGTGGAGCGGGGTGAGCGTGACGGCTCGTAG
- a CDS encoding winged helix-turn-helix domain-containing protein, with protein MVTHAHTNVSAAFDILLEAMDEEIAGINRAVTEALGHGDYARARELVGLAERKVGMREQLLAFRGEWEGVPAARVETNGRSTRAPRRNLGRVGPGLRTREEAFYLPILQTLDEMGGVARASEALERVKERMEHVLKPADLDPLPSDPNMPRWRNSALWARHYMAKEGLVKSDTPHGIWEISEQGREYLRRAREQGQGA; from the coding sequence GTGGTCACGCACGCGCACACCAACGTCTCCGCCGCCTTCGATATCCTGCTCGAAGCCATGGATGAGGAGATCGCGGGCATCAACCGGGCGGTCACGGAGGCGCTGGGGCACGGCGACTATGCCCGGGCGAGGGAGCTCGTCGGCCTGGCGGAGCGGAAGGTAGGGATGCGCGAGCAGCTCTTGGCCTTCCGTGGGGAATGGGAAGGCGTGCCGGCCGCGCGTGTCGAGACGAATGGGCGGTCGACGCGCGCTCCGCGACGCAATCTTGGGCGCGTTGGCCCAGGGCTCCGAACTCGTGAGGAGGCGTTCTACCTCCCTATTCTGCAGACTCTGGATGAGATGGGTGGTGTGGCGCGAGCGTCTGAGGCGCTGGAGCGCGTCAAGGAGCGCATGGAGCACGTGCTGAAGCCTGCGGACCTGGACCCTCTTCCGTCCGACCCGAACATGCCACGATGGCGCAACAGCGCACTCTGGGCGCGGCATTACATGGCCAAAGAGGGGCTGGTGAAGTCTGACACTCCCCACGGCATTTGGGAGATCAGCGAGCAGGGGCGCGAGTATCTCCGGCGGGCACGAGAGCAAGGGCAGGGGGCGTGA
- a CDS encoding endonuclease/exonuclease/phosphatase family protein — protein sequence MTATLTPRSLRSSAPSPERSLLAGVVLAALATTVMVGAMRVFVSYMVFVIDQANRGTLAAVAVGVFLSVGLGGPLIRVVGARQALLGTAGALALARLLLQFWDAPVPRLVLGAATIIAWGWLTLSLITLDRRAVAFGLPAGLALDLGIRIARGTVDLPWLPGPGAHVVTVVLLLTLLWSAVAVARAASDTPTPGAALPLLAIGPALALFHLQIGNLGVAETRLDLDLPGAGATLALGAIVGLVVSGVVASQSERRSRLSSAAVLAIVVAVGFWLAWNAEGWALVGAGLVTTGAASLPLVTLALLAPTPRERASLRADTAAFTGGMLLQVGIIFAYYTFSGRPGLIWPAVLLLAAGAIAAAAPRAHRPPARVSAVPSVTLGIAGLLTLACGWSWLGTEDVTAGPPLGPDITVITYNIQNGFSIDNYFALDALARTIEEVHPDVVVLQEVSRGWLVSSGVDELRWFSHRLGMPYVFGTNADDGIWGNAILTRAPILEVAHRQYTTTQNLKRGVIGVRLATERGDLWVFGTHLDDPTEAGQVRMTQVTELIDFWGGRTPALLLGDLNAEPDSEVLQALAEAGFVDLGEVLGPEAWTSEDHRRIDYILATTGIELRDIEILDSRASDHRPVVARLTIGP from the coding sequence ATGACCGCGACGTTGACTCCCCGGTCGCTCCGGAGCTCAGCGCCGAGCCCGGAGCGCTCGCTCCTTGCGGGTGTGGTGCTGGCAGCGCTGGCGACCACGGTCATGGTCGGGGCGATGCGGGTCTTCGTCTCCTACATGGTCTTCGTGATCGACCAGGCCAACCGGGGAACCCTGGCCGCCGTGGCGGTGGGGGTCTTCCTCAGCGTCGGGCTCGGCGGCCCGCTGATCCGTGTGGTCGGAGCACGGCAGGCGCTTCTCGGCACAGCCGGGGCGCTGGCCCTGGCGCGGCTGCTCCTCCAGTTCTGGGACGCACCGGTCCCCCGGCTCGTGCTCGGTGCCGCCACGATCATCGCCTGGGGCTGGCTCACGCTGAGCCTCATCACCCTTGACCGTCGCGCCGTCGCGTTCGGCCTGCCCGCCGGTCTGGCGCTCGACCTCGGCATCCGCATCGCGAGGGGCACGGTCGATCTCCCCTGGCTGCCCGGCCCCGGCGCCCACGTGGTCACGGTGGTCCTGCTACTTACGCTGCTCTGGAGCGCGGTCGCCGTGGCACGGGCGGCGTCTGACACACCGACGCCCGGCGCGGCGCTCCCGCTGCTAGCCATCGGCCCGGCGCTGGCCCTGTTCCACCTGCAGATCGGCAACCTCGGGGTAGCCGAGACGCGGCTCGATCTGGACCTTCCCGGCGCCGGCGCCACCCTCGCGCTCGGGGCGATCGTTGGGCTGGTCGTGAGCGGCGTCGTCGCGAGCCAGAGTGAGCGCCGGTCACGCCTGAGCAGCGCGGCCGTGCTGGCGATCGTCGTCGCGGTCGGTTTCTGGCTGGCATGGAACGCCGAGGGGTGGGCGCTGGTCGGGGCCGGGCTCGTGACCACCGGCGCGGCAAGCCTCCCGCTGGTGACGCTGGCGCTCCTCGCGCCCACGCCGCGCGAGCGGGCGAGCCTCCGGGCCGACACCGCGGCCTTCACCGGCGGGATGCTGCTGCAGGTCGGGATCATCTTCGCCTACTACACCTTCTCCGGCCGGCCGGGCCTGATCTGGCCCGCCGTCCTGCTGCTCGCGGCGGGAGCGATTGCCGCTGCGGCGCCGCGCGCGCATCGCCCACCGGCCCGCGTGTCGGCAGTGCCGAGCGTGACGCTTGGCATCGCCGGCCTGCTCACGCTCGCCTGCGGCTGGTCCTGGCTCGGCACCGAGGACGTGACCGCCGGTCCGCCGCTCGGCCCCGACATCACCGTCATCACCTACAACATCCAGAACGGATTCTCCATCGACAACTACTTCGCGCTGGACGCACTCGCCCGCACGATCGAAGAGGTCCACCCCGATGTCGTCGTGCTCCAGGAGGTCAGCCGCGGCTGGCTCGTCTCCAGCGGGGTGGACGAACTGCGCTGGTTCAGCCACCGGCTCGGGATGCCCTACGTCTTCGGCACAAACGCCGACGACGGGATCTGGGGCAACGCGATCCTGACCCGCGCCCCGATCCTGGAAGTCGCCCACCGCCAGTACACGACCACGCAGAATCTCAAGCGCGGCGTCATCGGCGTACGGCTGGCAACCGAGCGCGGCGACCTCTGGGTCTTCGGCACCCACCTCGATGACCCGACAGAGGCAGGCCAGGTGCGCATGACCCAGGTGACGGAGCTGATCGACTTCTGGGGCGGGCGGACACCGGCCCTCTTGTTGGGCGACCTGAACGCCGAACCGGACAGCGAGGTGCTCCAGGCGCTGGCAGAGGCCGGGTTCGTCGACCTCGGAGAGGTGCTCGGGCCGGAGGCGTGGACCTCGGAGGACCACCGCCGGATCGACTACATCCTCGCGACCACCGGCATCGAGCTGCGCGACATCGAGATCCTGGACAGCCGTGCCTCCGACCATCGCCCCGTCGTCGCCCGGCTGACCATCGGGCCGTGA